In the Thunnus albacares chromosome 10, fThuAlb1.1, whole genome shotgun sequence genome, AAGTCCATTATTAGCCTCTATATTAGCCACTGTCAATGAACAGAAAAACCAAAGTATTGCCTGTGTGTTGTCACCCTGACCTCAATTTCAACTTTGAGACAAATGCTTAATGTATTTCAACAACAGCAAATACTGGAGGATTATTCTGAAAACCTATCTCTTACCAGCTATAACGGAGTCTCCTTTTTGTAGTTAAACCCAGGGTCTGATCCTTCAATCTGCAGTTTCAGGGCTTGTTTAAGGCTTAGCTCAGTTTCCCCTATGGGATAGTTCTCTAGAACATCCTGGTGGCCTCTGTTCTGCACAGTCCGAGGAACTGATACCCTACCCAGAAAAACCTGATTACCCTGTAGATGATAGTTGGGGTTGGTCATGATgccatttctctttttctcagaACAGCTCTGCTGCTGGATAAAGAATTGATCTTGGCCTTGCCCCCTTTCCTGCTGAAGTGAACCACCAATCATTATCTTACAGTGGGGATCCTTCACTGAGATGTTCGGCACTGATTTGTTGAGGGCAATCCTCTTGTCAAACTGGGTCATCTCGTACTCCAGAACCTGACCTTGGGTTGATCCACTgttcttgatttttttcttgtctccCTGTGCTCCTTTGCTGTTTGTTGTCCCATTTCCAGGCTTAGTTCCCTTTGTTGACTTGAGACCAGGTTTTAACTGAGACCAGTCAAAGTCACTGGATGGAGACGGAGGCTGCTGACCAACAGACTTAGTCGTGGAGGAAGGTGACACGATAGACTGTCTGCTCCGGCTGCGAGGCAGTGAGTGCTGTTGGATTTGTTCTGTGAATGTCAGTCCATGAAAGCTATCGATAGGCACAGTCTGTGCTGTGGCTGTGGATGATGTGGTTCTCAAGGAGGAGTTCTTTGAACTCTTGAGGGAATTATTTGAAAGGGAGGATTTCTGTCTATCTACTGTGGAATCAGGAGATTCTGATGGCGAACTAAAAGCATGGATGGGTCCGTTGGGTAGACCACGTCCAGACGACTGCATATCTCCTGCCCCAGTGCTGCCAGAACTACTTGATTTGATGGTGAGGGACTGCATTTTACCAGTCACAGCCAATGGTGTTTTCTCTTCCATGGTGTGTACTGGGGAGGGATTGCAGCCATTTAGAGTTGTGGCTCCATACTTTTCCAGAAGTTTTATGATCATTGAATGGCCACCTTTTGCTGCTACTCTAATTGCTGTGCGTCCAAACTGGTCAGCGTGGTTGGGGTCAGCACCATTTTCAAGAAGTATTTGCACAACATCGATGTGGCCCTCCTGGGCAGCTATGCCTAGTGCTGTTGCTCCCTGGTTGCATGTATGATCCACATGTGTGCCATTCTCTATCAAAAACTGCACGACTTTTGTGTGGCCTTGCCATGCAGCAGACTGGAGGGCAGATCGCTTCTCATTGTCACAGGCGTTCACATCGCCATGATAGTTAATCAGCAGCCTCACCATTTCAACATGCCCTTGCCAGCAGGACACGTGGAGGGCCGTCCTGCCCTCAGTGTCACAAGCTTCCACATTTGCTCCATTTTCAAGGAAATACTCTGTCATGGCCAGCTGATTTTCAAGTGCCAATATGTAGAGTGTTGGGCGTCCGTCTGCGTCTTTGTAGTCTATATCAGCACCGTGGCTCAGCAGCAGTTCAACAATGTCCCTGTGGCCTTCTAGTGCAGCCACCCTGAGAGCGTTCCTTCCATCATAACCCCTCTGGTCAATGCATGACTTGTTTTCCAGAAGAATTTGCACACAGTCGTAATGTCCCTCTTGTGCAGCTAATATCAGCGGTATTCTACCATCATTATCTACCTCTGTACAACGAGCACCTTGCTCAATAAGGGCATCGCAAACTTGGCGGTGGCCCTCAAATGAAGCCATGTGTAGAGGGGTCCAGCCTGCATCATCCCTGTGATTCTCGTCCAGACCTCTGTCCAGCAGAGTTCTGACCACCTCCACATTACCCTGAGCAGATGCAATGCTCAGCACAGTCCTTCCCTCGCTGTCGATGCTATCAACAGCAGCCCCCCAGAAAAGTAATGTGTTGACAACAGAAGCATGGCCCATTGATGCAGCAGCAAGAAGAGGGGTGCGACCATTGTTGTCTGTGTGATCCACATCAGCTCCACCTTCCAAAAGCAGATCAACTACATCCACATGTCCTTCATAGCCAGCCACAAGGAGAGGGGTCATGCAGTCTTTGTCACAGTGGTCAACCTCTGCTCCCCTGTCAATCAGAAGGCTCACAACAGATGCATGGCCTTTACTTGCAGGAACACAGAGAGCAGCAACTGAGAGGGCAGTCCTACCATCAACATCTTCATGATTAACTTCAGCCCCGTGGTCCAAGAGATGTTCAACAATCTCTCTGTGTCCCATGTATGCTGCTGCAATGAGAGCTGTTCTTCCTTCATTGTCTGCCTTGTTGACCTCGGCCCCGTGCTGAAGAAGGTTCAACACTATATCTTCATGACCTCCCCAAGCAGCAGCTCTCAAAGCAGTTCTACCGTCAGCATCAGCACAGTCCACTTTGGCACCAGCATAAAGCAGAGCAGATACAACCTCTGAATGTCCGCCCCATGCTGCGGAGCGGAGGGCAGTCCATCCATCATGATCTGTGTGGTTTATGTTGGCCTCACAGCCAATTAGACAGTTGACCACTTTGGTATGGCCCTGCCTTGCAGCAAGAGTAAGTGCCGTTTGTCCGTGGTTGTCTTCTAGCTCCATGTTTGCTCCTCTAGATATGAGCAAATTGACCACATCAAGGTTTCCACTGTATGCGGCGTTGGCTAGCAGAGTTCTCCCACTGGAGTCACACTGATTCACAGATGCCCCATTGTCGAGTAATGTCCGTATTGAGTCCTCTCTTTCTAGGGCCTGTTGTACAATACATGAGGCATGGTCATCTTCATTGTTTACATGAGCTCCAGCTTTGACCAGAAGTTGCAGAACCTCCTGTTCTCTTGGTATTGAGGTGGTCAAAGAGTCTTTAGCAGGAGTTCCATTCCAGACCATCCAAAGAGCCAGATTAAATGGCTCAATCTGCAGATTGGAATTGACAAGGTGCAGTGCAAATTCCTGCACTTCGAGTGGTTTGAGCTGCTTTGCCCGACATGTGTAACTCATCGCCAACATTCTATGTCCCTCTGCTGCATTGCACAAGTACTTCTGTGTGCAATGCTTCACATCCAGTAGCCACTCTGCAAAACTGTAGTGAAAAAGGATTTTAGTACTCCCAAGGCCGTCAACCAACAGCTTGGAGAGAATGTCCATCTTCTTCTGAAACTCTTCCATAGTCAGTGTCATGTTTTTGGTCCAGACTGCATGGTACAGTTCCTTGACCGTGAGTGGCCTGCAAGTTGCCAGGATTACATTAAGGATGGGCTGGACTTTGGCAAACTGTTTTCTGACAAATAGTCTCTGGCAGAGCCATAAGTAGAGGCCATTGAGAGTGCCAGGGATGTCACGGATCTCGCGGAGCATGATAAAGTTCTCAACCACACCGTCCAGCACACGCTCCAGGTAGAGGAAGCAGCCACTGCTTTTGATGTGGAGTTGGTTGAGCATCTCAGCTGTCTCCTTGGTCAGGTGCTGCCTCAGGGCCTCCTCCTGGTCTAGCCTGTGAAGGATGTACTGTTGAACATCCTTGACGATGTAGGCTTTGCGCAGATCATCGAGGCTGATTTTGCGGAAtcctgaaagaaaacaaatggaCATAAGTTGAGTCTGATATCAGATGCACAACATGTAGCACAGatctaaatattaaaaaaaggcATTTCAAAAATGACCCGGTCAGTATATACGAAAAGATGTGAAGTATAAACTTGAAAATGGATAGCTGTGGTTGTGAAAAACCTAGTTGGTAAAGAGTAATGTTCTTTTTCCCACCGTGCCCCCTAAGGTATTATCTTAAGTTTGACCTTGAGACCATACCCA is a window encoding:
- the ankrd50 gene encoding ankyrin repeat domain-containing protein 50 produces the protein MAQTSLLQGKRFYCREWVFHKIQHCLQEKTNSLSGVTSTPSKQPPLTPGGGASNPGSLTAGSAKTGSSWGVLLVGGPGSGKTALCTELLWPTSTQGSHRGLHQQSLAFHFCRADDSDTLCVGGFIRGLVAQICRSGLVPGYEEKVRDPAVQSTLQPGECERNPTEAFKRCVLLPLLSVKPPQQALFLLVDSIDEGCQLGEGEQRSSPGSPRTIAELLASHHEFLPPWLLLICSARRQNKAITKLFTGFRKISLDDLRKAYIVKDVQQYILHRLDQEEALRQHLTKETAEMLNQLHIKSSGCFLYLERVLDGVVENFIMLREIRDIPGTLNGLYLWLCQRLFVRKQFAKVQPILNVILATCRPLTVKELYHAVWTKNMTLTMEEFQKKMDILSKLLVDGLGSTKILFHYSFAEWLLDVKHCTQKYLCNAAEGHRMLAMSYTCRAKQLKPLEVQEFALHLVNSNLQIEPFNLALWMVWNGTPAKDSLTTSIPREQEVLQLLVKAGAHVNNEDDHASCIVQQALEREDSIRTLLDNGASVNQCDSSGRTLLANAAYSGNLDVVNLLISRGANMELEDNHGQTALTLAARQGHTKVVNCLIGCEANINHTDHDGWTALRSAAWGGHSEVVSALLYAGAKVDCADADGRTALRAAAWGGHEDIVLNLLQHGAEVNKADNEGRTALIAAAYMGHREIVEHLLDHGAEVNHEDVDGRTALSVAALCVPASKGHASVVSLLIDRGAEVDHCDKDCMTPLLVAGYEGHVDVVDLLLEGGADVDHTDNNGRTPLLAAASMGHASVVNTLLFWGAAVDSIDSEGRTVLSIASAQGNVEVVRTLLDRGLDENHRDDAGWTPLHMASFEGHRQVCDALIEQGARCTEVDNDGRIPLILAAQEGHYDCVQILLENKSCIDQRGYDGRNALRVAALEGHRDIVELLLSHGADIDYKDADGRPTLYILALENQLAMTEYFLENGANVEACDTEGRTALHVSCWQGHVEMVRLLINYHGDVNACDNEKRSALQSAAWQGHTKVVQFLIENGTHVDHTCNQGATALGIAAQEGHIDVVQILLENGADPNHADQFGRTAIRVAAKGGHSMIIKLLEKYGATTLNGCNPSPVHTMEEKTPLAVTGKMQSLTIKSSSSGSTGAGDMQSSGRGLPNGPIHAFSSPSESPDSTVDRQKSSLSNNSLKSSKNSSLRTTSSTATAQTVPIDSFHGLTFTEQIQQHSLPRSRSRQSIVSPSSTTKSVGQQPPSPSSDFDWSQLKPGLKSTKGTKPGNGTTNSKGAQGDKKKIKNSGSTQGQVLEYEMTQFDKRIALNKSVPNISVKDPHCKIMIGGSLQQERGQGQDQFFIQQQSCSEKKRNGIMTNPNYHLQGNQVFLGRVSVPRTVQNRGHQDVLENYPIGETELSLKQALKLQIEGSDPGFNYKKETPL